Below is a window of Vulpes vulpes isolate BD-2025 chromosome 5, VulVul3, whole genome shotgun sequence DNA.
AGGCAAAGTAAGTTTATGgtcttcaaaatgatttttagtgGAAGTGCAGTGAAAGTTAATTCTTTCAGCAAATTAACAAGTGTCAAGAATTCTTGAAAACGGGGGTCATTAAGGTGAGGGCAGGaagctattcattcattcacttgttcattcatacatttatttacaCACAATGCCTCCTGAGGTATTGACACATGTATATAGATGTAACACTGAAAAGCTAGTCTAATGAtggaaaattaagaaagaaaaagatgcccATGGACAAAGAGTTCACATAGGTCTGAGATAGATATATCAGAGATGAACCTCGGAATACAAAGCCTTTCCTGGTTTCTCTATCCATATCCAATCAGAAGTGCAGGACTTGAAGGAAACAGGGAGATTTATCATAGGGCTCCTCCTGACTTGTGGCAGTATAGGGAAATGTGTGAACATAAGCTGTTGGAGATCTAAGAATCCTCCCCCTGAGTGTGAGGGTGAATAGGAAAGACACTCAGTCtccctctatttttcttctcttctaagGAGCTAAAGGGAAATCCAGCTTCCTTCTTGGATTTGTTGTTTCCTTAAAGACTTTGAGATAAACAGACATGACTCTCATAGGGCATCCATTCCACTGTTTTCCCAAGATCACCTCATattcaagaaggaaaaagtgTGATATTGTTTCAATTTGCCTATTTTCAACATTAATTATTTATGATGAGCTTTGAAGAAAAATCTTAATCCAGAAGCACCACTCCAGGACAAATCATCCAAATAGACCCAGCTCTGTGTCACAAGCATAGGGGGAAATGTAATTAGACTGTCACAAATATTCAGAACACCCAGGGCATGAAAAGCTattcattctattttccttttttgaactTCAATCATGTTCCAAATGATTTCTAACATCATCTGtcatattcaacattttattaaaacatgaGGAGTAGGGGCAGTGCATCAGTGTGTGAGATGACTTTTGAAATTAAATGATGTGGCTTGTATAATCCCAAGTCCTGGCTCTGTGATGCTAGGCAATATCTAATTTCTCTAGGTCttagtttctttatttgagaaataggGATAGCATTTATGCTTAGTTCTGGGGCTGTTGTTTGGAGTAAAAGAGATCATTATGTAAAGTATCTACTGCAATAGCAAAAGCAGCCTAAtaacagattattattttttgtaaattcaAGGGCAGCCATCTTCCCTGAACTACATTTTCATCTCCCATATCACCAAGCctaatgtacatattttttttcattttccttttacttttgagATGATTTCATAATTAAATCACCTATTTAAGAGCCTTATGGAAAACAACATGGTAACCAACATTAGGCTGCATTGTGAAAAAAATGCTGCCATTCAGGAACATAACATGTAGAAAGTTACAACAAACACATCTAGGGCTAGTTTTCCACTTATATTTGATAGAGGGCTTTGGAATCTGTGTGCTAATGATGACTTTGGAGAATTTTATGATGAcactggaactccaggatcaggccctgagccaaaggaaggcagatgcccaactgctgagccacccaggcatccctgaaattgacatttaaaaaaattccacaattTGTGACTTAACTATCCTTAACTATCCTTCCTGCaatccctcatttttattttgtattaagtgCTAAGCTCCACATAACAATGGTAATCAAAATGGCACAGTTGTGCCAAGTAGTTGTATATCCTAAACAGAGAGGCTGTTAAACAATCTgctgtatttatatttgtatttgtgattgataatatattacatatatcttatatgtttgctattttatatatatatataatctgtgaTTAAATGCTGTAAAGGAGCAATGTGTTATAAGATTATACACCATGTGGCTCTGGCATAGTTTTGATTAGGAAATTCTGAAATGGCTTTCTAGAAGAAGTAATATTTAAGCTTACATCTGAAAAGCAGGAATTAACTAGAAGAAGAGAGGTAGGCACAGTAATGGGGTCTATATTCTAGACAGATGAAATAGTAGATTTTGTGGCTCAAAGAGAGTGAAGGTTATTAAATCCACATATCATCAACTTGTTATTCCAAGTTGTTACTAAACATGTTGCCTAGGGCAGATGTGAAATAAAAGCACTTTAGCATCATCTCCGGAAATCTGTCTAGGCTGGCATCTGTTCATGAATTCACACCTGCCTCAATGTCTCCAAGTCACATCCCACATCTGTATCTGCATTTTCCTTCTTACCTCTCCAGCCAGTCCAGCCCCAGGTGGCAAGAGTGTCGTGGGAAACCTTGTCCATGTGCATTCTGGAAATACAGGGAGTCTACACTAGAGTGGCTCTTGATATCAAGTTTGCATCGTGTAAAACAAGGGGGTTGGTGGATTTGGCAATACCAGGTTGAGGTAGAATCTCAATCTACTATTAATAGCAATGTCACTGGGGAAGATCAACTCAtattaatttctgtttccttatatTTAGAAGATGTAAGTAATAATATTCCACCTAATGGAGCTGTGGTGACATTAAGTGGGATAAAATACTTAGTAACACTTGGTTTGATGTGTGAAACCTATTAAGttgcataataaatgttaatttttctctcttttctttgaatattttaaaggaatgatATTAATAATACCTGCTTCATAgcagaggattaaatgaagtgcTTTTTAAGAAAAGGGTTTTTATTAATCCTGAAACCTTTTCCAAATTTACGTTAGCtattcattcagtattttttagGCTAAGATTAGTTATTACCATTTTAATCAGAAGAACAGGCCTTCCAAGTGAATTCAGAGAAATGCTGTAAGCTGTTGGCTGAAGGAGCTCTGAAACCCTAGAATCTCTATATGTAAACATTACTTATTTTCTAGCCTGGTGTCACCGAGTGCCTGGATTATAGTGACTCtagaaggaggcagaaaaagaCTTCCTCTTACCTTCAtcatgagaagagaaaggagtgtACCAAGCCAGTCTCCTTGGTTATGTCCATAAGGGATGGAAACCAGCAGGTGAGGTCTGACTGctttggtgaagagggagagaggaggactGTGAGCCTGGAGAGCCAAAAGCTGTGGGAGGAGTAAATTGCTCTGCTATTTAGAGTCTTGTCCTCTAAGTTCCATCTCCCAGGAGGTAGTTGGATGGTTGTTGATCTCCCTTGTTACTAGATAATGAGTCCAAATCAAAACTGTCCCTGCACTTGGGATCTCCTGTCAATGGAAGAGCTGCTGTATGCTTGTCAAAGTGAAGACCAGTATTAAACCCTTTATCAACATTCTCAGCATCCAGTATAATTTCCTGAGAAATAGGAAGGTTGCTAATCAAGGTCATTTGTGCTTCCTGCTTCAGGGAATTGACTCTCATCATATTGTCATAGCTGGGCCAGCCCAAGTCCCAAATTATTATCACCCTGGGGAACTAagactgtattttatattttaaatagaaaaagggGCCCTAGTAACCTTGGTTGAACATAAAGGAATGAATTGAGGGGGATACTGGGCAGATATTTAGCTTTCCTGTTACTTTTTGAATAACTCCCTTAGTGTGGTCTTCCAGAATTTGAATAAACCATATATTTTCACTTGATGTACCATACAGACTTTCTAGCTTCGATCATGTCTCTGCTCAGATATTACTTTGCTATACTAAACTTGcaaatttttaatatctttaccTTTATtgcatttctctttcccttgcctccaTTAGTCTGTTAGATCTTTCACAATGGAACACACAGTGGATACAGTCTTTTTGATAGTTAATAATTACACAGACTTAGGGTACACTCATTTAGAGTTTGGTTcatcattgattgattgattaaacAAGTATTTATGTAATATGATGTGCCCATCACTGTTGAGTCTGGGAACAAAGACAGATAAGACAAGCAAGATTCCTGCTTTCAAGGAGCTTACATTGTTGCTAGTGAAACAGGCAATAAACATGGTAAATAAGTCAGTTAGATATTATCAGATAGTGATGATTACcatgaagaaaatataacaagTTAAAGAGATAGATAATGATTAGAGGAGGAAGGTCATCAAAAACCTTTttttgaggaggtgacatttgaccTGAAACATATATGATAAGAAGTTAGCCATGAAATCTTGGGAAGAAAGCAATTCAAACAGAGAGAAATGCAATGGAAGTAATAAAGAActcagaactgaaaaataaacaaacaaaaaacaaacccagcattcctaaaataaaaaatagtgaaatttaAGCATATCCAGGCATGAGGATTTTGGATATCCTATCATCCAGGGACcttcattaagaaaatgagatGCAGAGAAGTGACCTGATTTGTATAGCATCCAACAAGTCAGTGGCAAAAATAGAACTAACTTGGTTCTTGTGATTTCATCTAATAATGTCCACTGAATATTGAGCATGAAAACTCAGTGGCTCAGGATCCCAAGGGAATTGAGTAGAAaaagattatctatttttaaaagaatgtcacACTGCTTTCAACAACTTAGACTAAAGCTTTAATCTTTTTCTGAAGATTAAAACTAATCAGAGTGagaattttttgaaattcaatatAGTTCTAAGACCTAGATGACTGCACATTTTGAAGTAATACTTTATGAGTTCCTAGTGAATAAAATGCTGTTAAAGGCATTTCCTCACAGTTTTATAatatagaaagataaataatacCACTGTGATTTGAAGTTATATCAGATCCTTTTTTGTCATTTCCTGGGCCTCAGTAGtcaattttatgtgttaacttggCTGGGACACAGTCCCTAAATATTTGATCAAATGCCAGTCTGGATATTACTTGtgaaggtactttttaaaaattaaattcaatttgccaacatatagtataactaaCCCAGTGGTCATCTCATCATGggtcctccttaatgcctgtcacccagttaccccgtcccccgctccacctccccttctgcaaccctttgtttgtttcctagagttaggagactctcacgGTTTGTCTTATTTTCCTGAAGGTATTTATAAGGTAGATTAACCATTAAATCAGGAGGATTTGAGAAAAGCACAGTACCATCTGTTATGTGGATGGATCTCATCTAATTAGTTGAtagctttaagagaaaaaaactggGCTCCCCTGAGGAAAAGGGAATTCTGCCTCTAGACTAACTTCACATTCAAGTTGTAACATCAACTCTTCCCTGGGTCTTCAGCCTGCTGgcctaccctgcagattttgaACTCGCTAGACCCACAGTTGCCTGAgccaattttgtaaaataaatttttcttttttcccccctctttctccCCATACAACCTATTGATTCTGCTTCCTGGAGAATCCTGATTCTCAACTGTTGCATAAATGACCTGAAAACTTCCATGTCTGCCCTGAGAGACCAGTGCGTCCTATAGTTGCAGAGCTGAGGTTTCTGAAAACCAAACCCAGAATCTCATTCCGTGAATGGCTGATTTGCAATGCAAATGAGATTCCCAACCTCACAGGGTTTCCTCCTGAAACCCAAAGGCATTAATTGGGAAggaatgatgtggatggaactgaagggaattaggttgagtgaaataagtcaattggagaaggataatcatcatatggttttactcatacgtagaatataagaaatagtccCTTTATAGTCCTttataaaattcaatttgccattttttttttttgaagaccatattttcattcttctgctcacTTGTAGAGAATATTCCATCAAGTTCCCCAGGCCAGATTGTGAAGTGAAGCTAGGCGGCAGAGGTAGTTTCAGTGCAGACGTTGCCTTTTCCAGGAAAGGGCATGCTGGGGGATGTGCTGAGGGATGAGAATCACTAGCCAGAGCAGTGTGGGGCTTCTAGGCCTCTTCTGCCTCCACCCCTGGTTTTGGCCCATGACTAAGTTGCTGGCCatttaagggaaaggaggggaactgagtgggaaaaattagagagggaaacaaatcatGAAAGACTAACTcaaggaaacaaagggttgccaaaggggagggtGAGGTGGGTGGGTAGGCGGATGGGGTagctgagtgacaggcactgaagaggAAACTTGATgagatgagaactgggtgttatatgttggcaagttgaatttaagtttttaaaaaactgaaaaaaataattgggaaggAATGGGATCTTGAAAGTTGGAATTGGGGTATACGGGATAATGCTGATGAATCTGGGGCATAGAACCTCTAAATTCTGAGTTTTCTTTGCCAACAGAATGAGCCATACTACTCCCACTGAGGAGATTAATCCTACACTTGTCTGTAATGGTCTCCTCTGAGGGATTTGCCTTGTGAGACACTGCTGGTTTTCCATAGGACTCATTCCCACAATTCTTCTTTGCTTCTAGACCTATAACTAGTCTCAAGTACCCAGTGAGGTACAAGGTCTAACCTATTATGAACAGGTACATTGCACTGTACAAGAGCTACATGATTTTTTACAATTTACACAAATATCTGTGGGAATATGTGTAGAAATGGATATTACATATGTGGGTTAATGATGGTAAGTACACAATGCTGAATCAGGCTGAGCTTAATGACATGGGCTcatcaaagcatggattctagaTTAATTTTACAGCTTGGGGTATTAGAAAGGGCTCTAACAATTTGATTGTTAGGTGGTCTACACCAAAATGAGTTGAAATACCAGCCCTGTCTTGGTATACcatagagaaaataattcaaaggcTTCAGAAGATATGAGAGTGGATTTGTCATTTAAAACCTGCTTATCTACCCCAGGAGAGTCCAGAAGACACACCTTTCATAATGatagtgagaaaaaaatttgtaagggGAGCCCCAGTATTTTTCAAGAGCTGAGTGATTGCTTTTTCCTCTGTCAGAAAACCTTgatagatgcctgggtggttcaatcagttgacctgtctttggatcaggtcatgatcccagggtcctgggatggagtatcatgtccagctccctgttcagcagagagcttgcttctccctatgcccttccctctgcttatgcacATGTGTGTAAGCACtctctctattttaaataaataaataaaatcctaagagaAAGAAAGTACAGTAAGATCTGCTGCCACTAAATTGGGAAATGTACAGTAAAAATAATTggatcccagggtggtgagaACCAAGTGATAGTACATAATTGTGAAAGGCAAGGTGGGTGTGGTTGCCATAATGCACAGAGAGCCACAGCAGTGGTCAGAATTGTCTGATTACAGAGACTTATGGCCTTGGCTAGTGGATCACAGTGTTCCTAGAAGTGAAATGGTTGAGAAGTCTACTACATTCTTACTTGATCTGTATATGTGGAGTAGTTTCAGGTCAAGTAAACAAAAGTCTAACTGGAATCATAAAACAGAGAATCAATTCCCAGACTTAAGTTAGTGTACAGACCTAGAACCCTTGGAATGAAGGGGAGACTAAGTCCTCATGAGGAAGGATCTCAGTGTGCTGCCAAAATTTATACCATTAAGCTTTTCCCCTGAATTCTCCAAACAGACCTATAGACCTTTAGCAAAATGACTACATTgtgaggaagaaaataatcagaatttttaGGACTGCTATACCCCAGCAGTGAATGACACTAGCTCCAGGAAAACCAGAAGTTGCTGGAATCCCTAGTCAGAGTAGGTGCTTCTGGATGCCAGTtgattaatggatttttaaacCCAAATTTATCACACAGTGTGTCCAGTGGGTCCCTTATCCCATCCTGTTTGGGAAGCATACTGGCACTTATGGATATGAGCTTGTCTTCCCTGCACATAATGCTTCTACCAAAACTACATACTTACAGAGTGTTTCATTTACAGTCATGGTgttccatacattttttttttcttaaggaacttACTTTATAGTAAATGAATCACATAAATGGGTCCATGTTCATGGTCTTACCATGTTCTGCACCATTCTGAAGCATCTGGCTTCTTGAAGTGAATGaccttttaaagatttagttacgGCGCCAGCTAGTCCTTCCATAACGAGGACTTACAAATCAATGGGTGGAAATGGGAGTGGCACTCTGGTTATCCACTTGCAAAATTATTGCTTTCTGCCCCCATGACTTTAAGTTCTGCTGGTCAAcaggtctttgatttttttaaagatttgttttctttatttattcatgagagacagacagagagagagagagagagagagagagaggatgagacacaggcagagggagaagcaggctctatgcagggagcccaacgtgggactcaatcccaggtccccaggatcatgccctgggccgaaggcagtgctaaaccgctgagccacctgggctgcccggtcAACAGGTCTTTGTCAGGTCTTTGTACTAGTGGGAGGAATGATTCCACCAGGAGATGCAAAAATGATTCTATTGAACCGGAAATTAAGGCTGTCACCTGGCCATTTTGCTCTCCTCATGACCCTGTATCAACAGGTAAATACATGACTTGGGTACTTGATCCTGATTATGAAGGGGGAATTCACTGCTGCTCCACAGTGGAGGTAATGAAGAGTATACCTTTAATACAGGAGATCCCATCAGGTATTTCTTAGCACTACAATGCCCTGTGGTTAAAATTAATGGACCACTATAATACCCAATTCAAGCAGGACTGCTAAAGTCCTGCTAAAGTCCCAGAGCTTTCAGGAAGGAAAATTTTGGTCACTCTACTAGGCAAAGAACCATAACAAGCTGTGATACTTTCTGAGGAAAAGGGGAATATGGAATGGGTATTGGAAGAAGGGATTTATAAATACCAGTTTTGAACACATACCATTTGCAGAAATGAGGACTGTAATAGTTGAgtgtacttttctatatttttaatgaatatgtttgtgtgcatgtatgtgtgtattttttccctctctcatcCTGTTGCaatttaacataaaatgttttaactttACATAATAGTGTTTAAGTTACAGAGTAAAAAGGAGAAAGGTGAACATCACCCAAGGACTTTGCATTCTTTTCTGGGGAAAGGGCTGGCAATATTTGGTTATATGCAGGATAATTATATCAGGTGAGCAGATGTATGACTTTGTTCTTGTCTTTATGAGATCAAGTATGGTTTAAGGAGATGAGTCCGAGTGCCAAACAGACAAGGGGTAGTACTTGGCTAGGCCATAGTACTCAGTCATTTAGTCAAACACCAATCAAGATGCTGCTGTGAAGGtgtttttttagatgtgattaacagGTAAATAAGTAGACTTTGTGCAGAGCAGCTTACCCTCTATAATGTGAATGGGTCTTATCTAATCACTTAGGTCTTGAGATAAAAGGCTGAGATACCTAGAAAAGGAAGGGTTTCTTCTTCCATTGCCTTCAAACTCAAGATGGCAACAAAGAGACCTGCTGGAACTTCCAACCTGCTGGCCTGGGCTGAACATTTTGGATTTGCCAAACTCCACAATCACATGAACCAACTGCTTAAAAACACCTCTCTCTAACCTATTGATCCTGTTTCTCCAAATCATGCTGACCAATACAGAGGATGACCACTAGAGAGTTTGACTGTGACACTTGATGATCCACTCTTGTTTTCCCACAATTTAGGGTCTTATCTTGGAAATCTGGCAGTTTACTCTCAACACATGTTAATTCTCAGAGCAAACTGGCTCTGCTCCACCTTTCCTAATCTACTTGTACATTCCTGGATTGAAATGTAGGAGCATAGATTAGACCCACCAACAGGGACCTTGTAACATGTGAAAGAGGCTTATAAAGGAAATGGGTAAATTGACCAGGCATTTACTTATCATACTTTAAAGACAAACACAAGAATAAGGCATATTAGGTGAAATTTCcttatgaatatttttcaagGAATCAATGAAGACCATTGTTTCTCAAGAGGAAAGGCTTCAAAGATAATGATGTTGCTTCAAAGGAAATGTAGACTTTTAATTTGTGGCTAATTGAACAATAGCCTACAGTATCCCTGTCCAGTTTTCAGAGTTTTAAGGTTtcagagaacttaaaaaaaaaaaaaaatgaagtgtagCAACCAAACATGTTAGGAACAGAGTTAATGAAAATCCAAACTTTGGAGAATTAAATGTGTATCTAGCATTTGTATGTAAGAGTTCCCCTGTTGCCACATGCTCAAGTACCTCCTTCAAGTCCCCCTAAAACCTCAGAGAGCTTCAGATGCTGCTTTGCTACTGATGGCCTTTTTCAGGGCACCTTTGACATCCTTGTTTCTGAGGGTGTATATCAGCGGGTTGAGGAGGGGGGTGACAAAGGTGTAGACCAGGGCAAACTGGCGGTCCTCATCCACCGAGGAGGTAGACTGGGGCCGCAGGTAGACCACGGCACAGAAGCCGTACTGCAGCAGGACCACGGTGAGGTGCGAGGAGCAGGTGGAAAAGGCCCGGCGGCGGCCCTCGGCGGAGCGGATGCGCAGGATGGCCGAGGCGATGAACACATAGGACACACAGATGAGCAGGAAGGGGACGGTCAGCACGAGGATGCCCACCACGTAGAGCACGGCCTGGTGCACGCGGATGTCGGCGCAGGCCAGCCGCAGGACCGGGGGCACATCGCACAGGAAGTGGTTGATCTCCCGGCGGTGTCCGCAGAAGGGCAGGGTGAAGATTAAGGACGTGAGCTGCAGGGAGAGGACCAGGGCCAGGCCCACCGCACACGCCACCATCTGGGCGCACAGCTTCTGGGTCATGATGAGGGTGTAGTGCAGCGGGTGGCAGATGGCCACGTAGCGATCGTATGCCATGATTGCCAAGAGAAAGCAGTCAGCACCACCAAgagtgagaaaaaagaacatctgGGCGCCACAGCCAGCCAGGGGGATGGGCTTCGGGGCCCCCCAAATGTTGGAAAGCATCAGAGGTACCACCACCGTGGTGTAGCTGATCTCTACAAAGGCCAGGTtgcagaggaagaagtacatgggggtgcGGAGGGAGCTGTGCGTGCACACCACCCAGATGATGGCTGTGTTGCCACAGAGGATCATCAagtagaggaggaggaagaggaggaagagcagggccTGGAATTCTGGGACGGTGGTCAACACGCGGAAGAAGAACTCAGTGGGGCCAGATTGGTTGAGGACAGGGCTCCTAGCAAACATGTCTCCTGCAAAGGAAAAGTGGGGAAGTGCTGAATCTCCCTCTGCCAAATTGCTTTATTGCTTGAGTAAAATAAAGGATCGCAAGATTTGTTTTGTGCAGAAACAATAGCTCAAttactcaaataaattaaaaaattaaaataaaaagtaagtgtTGGGTATTTTGTGATATAAAAGTCGTGAGGAGTAAAACATAGTAAAACACTATTGTatctaaatatattctttcaaatattgtattataaagaacagaaatttcagatATAATTCTTAAGACATTCATTATGAAAAATAAGGTTTAATAGCAATCCAGATCTAAAGCCTCTCAACTgatgtaaaaaaatataagaaatggggaagggaaaggagagagaggaaaggaggattAGAGAAaagtttattctttattctttaacaATTTAATACT
It encodes the following:
- the LOC112930534 gene encoding olfactory receptor 10Q1-like, with amino-acid sequence MFARSPVLNQSGPTEFFFRVLTTVPEFQALLFLLFLLLYLMILCGNTAIIWVVCTHSSLRTPMYFFLCNLAFVEISYTTVVVPLMLSNIWGAPKPIPLAGCGAQMFFFLTLGGADCFLLAIMAYDRYVAICHPLHYTLIMTQKLCAQMVACAVGLALVLSLQLTSLIFTLPFCGHRREINHFLCDVPPVLRLACADIRVHQAVLYVVGILVLTVPFLLICVSYVFIASAILRIRSAEGRRRAFSTCSSHLTVVLLQYGFCAVVYLRPQSTSSVDEDRQFALVYTFVTPLLNPLIYTLRNKDVKGALKKAISSKAASEAL